The genomic window AGCTGCAAGGTTTGACACCAAGAGAGAGACCTGGGGACCCAGGCATCCCCCACCTCAGGAACCACCCGGCATCACCCATAACAACGTGGGAAAGAACAAACCAAAAGGccttttttatataaaaagatcaatgaaaaatttatttataaatttcgCACTCTGGGGCTACATGTCTATATCATACACTCAGGAATATGCTGTACTGTACAGACTTTATCCAGTTAGAAATGATCATATAGTGACCCACATACAGCTTCAATATAAGCCTAAGAATTCTTAACATTAattaacataattaaaaaaggTATTCGCATCTAAAGAAAAATCTACAGAAAAACTCCTTTCTGGAGCAATCTGTGCATCAGCTTCAATGTCTGCTTATTTCACTGACATTATCAATATATTCTtcttacaaaaataataataataattaaaaagatgACTGCTGGAAGGCAACCAGTCATGCACGAAAGAGCCTCCCCCACCTGCCTCTTCTTTTCTTGTACTCCCCGTTTTGGCATGAAGGGTCAGCAGCACGATGAGCCAACAAGGGGGGTGGGGGGACCCTCATTTCAATTTGAATCAATCTGCATCCCTTTTACTTCTCAGGATTAAGAGAGACTGGGGGTGTGGGGGTTGCATAGAAAATTGAAACTCTAGGGACTAGGAAGGGCAGCAGCTTTTCAGTAAAATACAAAGGGATGTAAAAATACATCAACTCACAATTTCAGAGCAAAACCCCTTCCCCGACATACAGTTTCCCAAAAATCTCAGCATGTCTAAAGCTCCAGGAGGCTGGAAAGGAACAATACTTTTCTTAAACAACTCACCCAGCAATTCACACAGGAGATTCACAGTcttaatatgtattttataaaaatataaatatgggTTACATCATGTTGTCTTTACAACACTGGACAGAGCTCCCTTTTGACTGGGTTTATAAccaagatttcttttaaaaaatccatcTAGAACTTGGCTTTACAATACACTTTTTAATATCATGTCATAAATGTTATGACATTTCATTGTGGCAAATCCATTTAcgtaaaaaaaatataaatgtgcAACCATCTGGTAATGACAATAAAACCTCGCTAGAACAGGTCGTGTTCCCACCCCACAACTATCGCACAGAAGCACCAGTGGAAGTGCTGGACACTCCCTTCCATGCTCACAGAAAGACGTAGGCCAAGCAACTTCTTGCAAATTACAGCATGAACAGTAGATGCTTTTGACAgggctttttcctctttttcttctttacatcGGGAGCTTTTGAAATCATCTCAAATTGTTAAAGtggagaagaaacaaacaaacaaaacaactgcAGGTAAAACCATCAGAGACAAAGCAGAATATTCAGTGCAATGGGAAATAATCATGGCAGGCTCtaggtttttttacttttaagactagggaaacaaaaaagagcaacaaaaaagCATATTTCCCAAACCATATTTTTGAAACACTCACCACCAGATTCAAACAAAACCAGGCTCACAGTCTTCACCCACAAATATATACAGACATGATAAATAGGCAAGACACAACCCAAATAAACCAGCAGgtaactattttcttttttcttttttaatgggCATGGTTTGGATGCAGGGagcaagagaggagagagcagggagatgGCAGTGATGTGGATGGCTTTAGTGCAGACGAGGAGAGGGCTGAAAAACCAGCGGGAGAAAAGAGACTTCTGAAATTTTCCGCATTTTCCCAATGGATGTTCTTGTGCCATAGcaataaaaaagcagcatttgcgATTATACGTGCAGTCAGTCACTTCAAAATGCACCTTCAGGTGGACTCtgcttcctccctttccttcaggAAGAGACACACTCGGCAATATATATCTCCTATGAAAGGCAGGTGAGTGGACATGTCAAGTGAATCGCTCTGCATTGAGAAGTGTTATCCAAGTTTCACCACAAGAAAACATTAAGTTCCCAAACTCTTTTCAGTAGTTTTCCAGCATCTCTGTAGGCAGCAGAGAGCGCTCACGCCCCTTTTCTGTGCAAAAGCAAATCCTCTGCCTCTAGAGtttatttcacctttttttttttttcaaaaaaaaaaggaaaaaaaaagaaaaatgtacagGACTTGCTAATCCCCCTTTACACCAGAAGGACTCAGTGTCTTTTCCTGGGATCTTACGTATGCTAAATGGATTCGTGGAGCAGGTGAGGACAGACCTTCTTCGGACACCCAAGGAAGAACCAAAGCAGAAAACCGAATGCAAAATCAACCAAACCCAGGAGCAATCGGGGTGAGAAAACCACGTCTGTCATATTCCAACGGAGTCGCCTCgacaaaagaaaccagcagtGGGAAAACACTGGGAGAACCTTGGAGAGAAGGAAGACTTTCCCGCTCTTCCTCGCCTGGAAGCGCCGCGGGCGGCCGGGAGCGCCCAGCCCATGGACGGGGCATCGCCCAGAGCCGGGGCTGGCACCGGAGAGGGGACTCCAGCACCAGAGGGGGCGGCAGGGGGGGCTTTTGGGGAGCGTTGAAATGAAATCGTTTCTGAGCCAGAATACTTTACATGGGAGGGTGCGGAGCGAGGGGAGCGGGGAGGGGGATTAAATATTAGCGGGGAGGGACGGGGGGTGTTAAAGCATCTGCCCAGATGTCAAACTGAAACCGTGAATACTGTGAGTGCAGCCGAGGtagatggaggaaaaaaacatgttaCAGTAGGAAACAACccttggaaagaaaaacaacaaacaaaaaacccttaaaaatgtaaaagcagTGGCGTGTTCTGCGTGGGGCCCCAAATCTTCGCCAAACCCTCCCCGGGCGGGGGCGGGAGCAGCTCTGGCGGCCGGGGGAGCGAGGAGGGACCCCGGGCATGGCCAGGGCACCGCGGGGCGGGGGCACCCGGCATCGCCGGTGCAGCGGAGAGGGGCGGGCGGCCCCGGCATCACCgggggagcagccccagcatcACCGTGCGCCGGCGGAGTATTTTGCCTTGGTGATCAGGTAGAGGACGATGTCCTGGTGGCCCCCGAAGGCGGCGATGTGCAGAGCGCTCCAGCCGTCGCGGTTAGCCAGGCGGATATCGGCGCCGAACTTGACCAGGAGCTTGACGAGCTCGAGGTTGCCGTCGATGACGGACTGGTGCAGCGCCGTCTGCCCCTCGGGCCCGAAGGAGTTGACGTTGAACTCGCAGTTCGTCATGTTCTGCAGCAGCGACTGCAGCTCCTTGGTGTTGCCGCGCCGCACCGCCTCCTGGAACACTCGCTGGctggggggcggcggcggcgccgcgcACGGCGACACCTCGCTCTGGCTCATGCCGCCGcctcggccccgccgccccgcatGGACGGCGACGGCGGCGCCCGCCCGGGCatgcggcggcggcgggcgggcggtgCTGCGGCTGctgccggggctggggctgcgcTGGGGCTGCGCTGGGGCCGCGCTCGCAGCGccctggcccggcccggcccggccctgccccgccgCTCTGGGCTCGCTGCGGCAGCTCCGCCCGCGCCgactgcccggcccggccccgcgcggGCCTTTTACCCGCCCTTTTATTTGCATAACAATGGCACGGCCGTGAcgcgcgggggcggggccgcgccccGCGCTCCCATTGGTTCTGCCGGAAAAAGGGGCGGGGCTCGCTGGGaggacacgccccctcaggaGCGGGAGGGGCGCGTGCGCTGCTACGGCGGGAGTGGACGATGGGGGGCGCTGGgggcgcggcccggcccgggacAGCCCGGGACAGCTCGGGACAGCCCGGGACAGCCCGGGACAGCTCGTTATAGCCCGGGACAGCCCGGGACAGCCCGGCACGGCCCGGGACAGCCCGGGACAGCTCGGGACAGCCCGGGACAGCTCGTTATAGCCCGGGACAGCCCGGGACAGCCCGGCACGGCCCGGGACAGCCCGGGACAGCCCGGCACGGCCCGGGACAGCCCGGGACAGCTCGGGACAgcccggcacggcacggcacggcccgGGACAGCTCGTTATAGCCCGGGACAGCTCGGGACAGCCCGGCATGGGACAGCTTGGTATAGCCCGGGACAGCTCGGGACAGCCCGGGACAgcccggcacggcacggcacggcccgGGACAGCTCGGGACAGCTCGGGACAGCCCGGGACAGCCCGGCACGGCCCGGGACAGCCCGGGACAGCCCGGGACAGCTCGGgacggcacggcacggcacggcacggcccgGGACAGCTCGTTATAGCCCGGGACAGCTCGGGACAGCCCGGCATGGGACAGCTTGGTATAGCCCGGGACAGCTCGGGACAGCCCGGGACAgcccggcacggcacggcacggcccgGGACAGCTCGGGACAGCTCGGGACAGCCCGGCCCGGGACAGCCCGGGACAGcccggcacggcacggcccgGGACAGCCCGGGACAGCCCGGGACAGCCCGGGACAGCTCGGGACAGCCCGGCACGGCACGACCCGGGACAGCCCGGGACAGCCCGGGACAGCCCGGGACAGCTCGGGACAGCCCGGGACAGCTCGTTATAGCCCGGGACAGCCCGGGACAGCCCGGGACAGCTCGGGACAGCCCGGGACAGCTCGTTATAGCCCGGGACAGCTCGGGACAgcccggcacggcacggcacggcccgGGACAGCTCGGTATAGCCCGGGACAGCTCGGGACAGCCCGGCCCGGCACGGCGCGGTATAGCTCGGGACAGCTCGGGACAGCCCGAcccggcacggcacggcccgGGACAGCTCGTTATAGCCCGGGACAGCTCGGGACAGCCCGGCACAGCTCGGGACAGCCCGGCACGGCACGGCGCGGTATAGCCCGGGACAGcccggcacggcacggcccgGGACAGCTCAGGACAGCTCGGTATAgcccggcacggcccggcccgggacAGCTCGGTATAGCCCAGCATGGCACGGCGCAGTATAGCTTGGGACAGCTCGGTATAGCCCGGGACAGCTCGGGACAGCCTGGCATGGCACGGCGCGGTATAGCCCGGGACAGcccggcacggcacggcccAGGACAGCTCGGTATAGCTCGACCCGGCCCAGCGTGGTATAGTCCGgaacagcccagcacagcacgGCATGGGACAGCTTGGTATAGCCCAGCCTCGCCCAGCACGGGACAGCTCAGGACAgcccggcacggcacggcacgggaCAGCTCAGTATAGCCCGGCCCGGCATGGCATGGTATAGTCCGGGACAGCTCGGTATAGCTCGGCCCGGCCTGGCATGGTATAGTCCGGGACAGcccggcacggcacggcccgGGACAGCCCAGTATAGCCCGGCATGGCACAGCGCAGTATAGCCCGGGACAgcccggcacggcacggcacgggaCAGCCCAGTATAGCCCGGCATGGCACAGCGCAGTATAGCCCGGGACAgcccggcacggcacggcacgggaCAGCCCGGGACAGCACggcatggcacagcctgggacagCTTGGGACAGCCCGGCACGGTACGGCCCGGGACAGCTCGGTAtagcccggcccggcccagcccggtATAGCCCGGGACAGCTCGGCACGGCACGGCCCAGTTTAGCCCGGGCCAGCTTGATatagcccagcccagcccggcctgGGACAGCTCAAGACAGCTTGGTATAGCCCAGCCTGTCATAGCCTGGCCTGACTTGACACAGCTTGGCCATGTGTAGCCTGGCTCGGCACAGCCTGGCCCGGCTCGGTGCACACTGGCCCGGCTTGGTACAGCCTGGCCCTGTACAGCCCGGCCTGGCTTGGCACAGCTTGGCCCAGCCCTGTACAGCCCAACCTAGCTCAGTACAGCCTGGCCCAGCCCGGTACAGCCCGGCTCGGTAGATCCCGGCCCGGTACAGCCCAGCTCGGTAGATCCCGGCCCGGTACAGCCCGGCTCGGTAGATCCCGGCCCGGTACAGCCCAGCTTGGTAGATCCTGGCCTGGTACAGCCCGGCTCGGTAGATCCCGGCCCGGTACAGCCCAGCTCGGTAGATCCCGGCCCGGTACAGCCTGGCTCGGTAGATCCCGGCCCGGTACAGCCTGGCTTGGTAGATCCCAGCCCAGTACAGCCCAGCTCGGTAGATCCCGGCCCGGTACAGCCCAGCTCGGTAGATCCCGGCCCGGTACAGCCCGGCTTGGTAGATCCCAGCCCGGTACAGCCCAGCTCAGTAGATCCCGGCCCGGTACAGCCTGGCTCGGTAGATCCCAGCCCAGTACAGCCCAGCTCAGTAGATCCCGGCCCGGTACAGCCTGGCTCGGTAGATCCCGGCCCGGTACAGCCTGGCTTGGTAGATCCCGGCCCGGTACAGCCCAGCTCGGTAGATCTCAGCCTGGAACAGCCTGGcttggcagtggctgcagcacaggtcACTACCGGTCAGCCCGTGCAGGGCCGTGTGGGGccgagctgtgccaggcaggagcagccggCCCCGCCGGTCCCCGCGGCACCGGAAccaggctgtgcccatcccagctgGGACCCGCAGGGATGGAGGTCACCAAGGGGCTGCGGTTACCCCTGATCTGGGGGTGACTCAGGGTTGCTACTGGTTTGTGTCCCCATGAGCCAACTGGGACAGGTCACAGAACAGGACAGAGGGTTCAGCCCATGGGGTCTGGCCTCTGAGGGGTCCCAGCTGGAGTTGCACCGGGTTTCAGGGACTCATAGGTGGGATTGATTTCGTGGGAGAAAGATGCAACTGCCACCATGTTCCACCACCCTGGAGTGACTCAGTTCTGTTGCCTGGGGCTTTATCCGGGCCGGACCTGCTGCTTAGCTGATGGCCACATTCCTGGTGTGGGAGCGCTGGGAGCTGTGGACACTGTAGGCAAGCAAAAAACGGGCAATAAGGTACCAAAACCAGGGAATCAACCAGAAACGGTGCTGAGAGGCCTCTCTGGGGGCCCTCCTTggccccttccctcctccccatgGCCGTTTGGTCCCTGGGGAGCAAATGGCAGGTCCGGGTGGGAAGCAGCATTCCCGGGCCAGCTCCCACCGCCTTTGCCGGGCATTTGGTCTGCCAGAGCGAGGCAGGAGgtgcagagagaggaagaagtgTATCATAAACCAAGGTGACAGCAGCTGCACCGAGGACAGCTGGTAGCAAGTTGCTgtcacctggcactgctggtgtgtCCTtctgagaagggaaagagagatATCGGCGAACTACTAAATTCAATCCCAGCCAATGAAACGTGCCACCTCAGAGCTGTCTGTCACATGGCTGGAGGACAGTGACTGTGAGCTCCGAGTGCGACTTGCCCCATGGCCTGTTGCCCTGgcttttcccagcagctggaggagcctgggacccctcctgcccctgctgggtCCTTCTTCTTATCCTGGCCTGGCTATGGCTTGTAAGGAGTTGATGAAGCAGCTCATTTCTCTTCCCATAAGGATCTGTATTTCTAAGGCCGTTTCTGCAGCAAGTTTTTCTCATCCCTATCCCCACTCCTATCTGGTTCCCATCTTCACACCCATCCCCATATCTATGCCCATCTCTCCATCGCCATCCCGTCTGTCTCCATCCTCATCCCATGCCCATGCACATACTCATCTTCATCCTCATCTGATCCCTGTCTATCCTACACCCTTCCCCATCTCAGTACACATCCCCAACTCATCCCAATCCCTATCCCACTTCCATCTCTCTGGTCTCACTGTTTTACTTCCTCAGTCTAGAGCTCTCCTACTCACACTTTTCTAATGTGAGCATCGCAGCCCATTGTTCTTACAGAGAAAGGGGAATTGGGACGTGACTGTAGCCAGAGGCTACAAgcctcctctctgctctcctgtgctgTGTAGCTTCTTCCAGGATATTCCTGTGGGACTGAGATGCAGGTCCCGCATAGTGCTGGCACAGGACACAGAGATGGGCTCAGGGCTTGGATCCCTGTGGTCTGTGCAGGACCCCCGTTTGCCCGAGGACAGTGAAAAGGAACcacccctgcctgtccctcccctTGGGGGCCCCATCCCAGGAAGGAGGTGGTGACTTTGTCCCCATCACCCCAGCCATGGCGGCCGCGGGGATCACCAGTGGCGATCCCTGCTCTTCTCTCCCGGTGTCGGCTCCCGTGGTGAGCAGAGGGACGTGTCGTGGCTCATGGCGACTCACGGGAGCTCCGGTGGTGCCCAAggcccggcacagcccggcaGCGCCAACAGCTGCGCCGGTGTGCGGGGAGTGCTGCAGCCACCGCAGCCCGGGACCGTTCTCTGGCACCAACCCAGCAAAGccatcctggcagagctggaaaagggaaggcagTGGGTCGTACAGCACCTCTGCCGGAGCTCAGTGCGATGGCATGAGGGTCGGGGCTCCTCTTTTCCCGGCTTGCCCTCTCCTTTCCACTCCTAAATAGGTCGTGACAGCTGATTTTGTGGATTTACCGGCCATATCCTGCGAGGTGTGGAGCCCTGTGAGCGAGCCGTGGGAGAGTGGGAATTGCTCTCACCTCCCCGGTCTGGGGCTTGGCCAGAGTTACATCCTCGCAAGCAAATCTGCATTTGCCAGTGACACTGGTGAGAAAAAGAGCTCGGGCAGGGACCCAGCCATGCAAATGTTCGGGGCTGGCAGGTGGGGGCAGGACTCGGCCTGGGAACGG from Pithys albifrons albifrons isolate INPA30051 chromosome 20, PitAlb_v1, whole genome shotgun sequence includes these protein-coding regions:
- the NRARP gene encoding notch-regulated ankyrin repeat-containing protein; its protein translation is MSQSEVSPCAAPPPPPSQRVFQEAVRRGNTKELQSLLQNMTNCEFNVNSFGPEGQTALHQSVIDGNLELVKLLVKFGADIRLANRDGWSALHIAAFGGHQDIVLYLITKAKYSAGAR